A DNA window from Candidatus Baltobacteraceae bacterium contains the following coding sequences:
- the tuf gene encoding elongation factor Tu yields MAKQKFERTKPHVNIGTTGHVDHGKTTLTAAIMHCLSTEGLAQKVGVDQIDNAPEEKERGITIAISHQEYETPKRHYAHVDCPGHADYIKNMITGAAQMDGAILVVAATDGPMPQTREHILLMRQVGVPRIIVFLNKVDMVDDEELLELVEMEIRELLSKYEFPGDDTPIIRGSALKALNSSGKKGDPDADPIFKLMDAVDDYIPEPVRQTDKPFLMPVEDVFTITGRGTVGTGRVERGQVKVGEEIEIVGLKEETKKTVVTGIEMFRKLLDSGIAGDNIGVLLRGIDRNEIERGQVLAKPGSVKPHKKFKAEVYVLSKEEGGRHTPFFGNYRPQFYFRTTDVTGTIKLPEGVEMVMPGDNVQMDVELITPIACEEGLRFAIREGGRTVGAGVVTSVSE; encoded by the coding sequence ATGGCGAAGCAAAAATTCGAGCGCACCAAGCCGCACGTCAATATCGGAACGACGGGTCACGTCGACCACGGTAAGACGACGCTGACGGCTGCGATCATGCACTGTCTTTCGACGGAAGGGTTGGCGCAGAAAGTCGGCGTCGACCAGATCGACAATGCGCCCGAAGAGAAAGAACGCGGTATTACGATCGCGATCTCGCACCAAGAGTACGAGACGCCCAAGCGTCACTACGCGCACGTCGATTGCCCCGGTCACGCGGACTACATCAAGAACATGATCACGGGTGCCGCACAGATGGACGGCGCGATCCTGGTCGTTGCCGCAACCGACGGTCCGATGCCCCAGACGCGCGAGCACATTCTGCTCATGCGCCAAGTCGGCGTGCCGCGCATCATCGTCTTCCTCAATAAGGTCGACATGGTCGACGACGAAGAGCTGCTGGAGCTCGTCGAGATGGAAATCCGCGAGCTGCTCAGCAAGTACGAGTTTCCCGGCGACGACACGCCCATCATCCGCGGCTCGGCCCTCAAGGCGCTCAACTCGAGCGGCAAGAAGGGCGACCCGGATGCCGATCCGATCTTCAAGCTGATGGATGCCGTCGACGACTACATTCCGGAGCCGGTGCGTCAGACCGACAAGCCGTTCCTGATGCCGGTCGAAGACGTCTTCACGATCACCGGCCGCGGTACGGTCGGAACTGGACGCGTCGAGCGCGGCCAGGTGAAGGTCGGCGAAGAGATCGAGATCGTCGGTCTGAAGGAAGAGACGAAGAAGACCGTCGTGACGGGCATCGAGATGTTCCGCAAGCTGCTCGACTCGGGCATCGCCGGCGACAACATCGGCGTGCTGTTGCGCGGTATCGATCGTAACGAGATCGAGCGCGGACAAGTGTTGGCCAAGCCGGGCTCGGTGAAGCCGCACAAGAAGTTCAAAGCCGAAGTCTACGTCCTCTCGAAAGAAGAGGGTGGCCGTCACACGCCGTTCTTCGGAAACTACCGCCCCCAGTTCTACTTCCGCACGACCGACGTGACGGGCACCATCAAGTTGCCGGAAGGCGTCGAGATGGTGATGCCGGGCGACAACGTCCAAATGGACGTCGAGCTGATCACGCCGATCGCGTGTGAAGAGGGTCTGCGCTTCGCTATCCGCGAAGGCGGCCGGACCGTCGGCGCCGGCGTCGTAACGTCGGTGTCGGAGTAA
- the rpsJ gene encoding 30S ribosomal protein S10, whose protein sequence is MSKQKIRIRLKAYDHKVLDQSAERIVETAKRTGAFVSGPVPLPTEINRFCVQRSTNNDKKSREHFEMRTHKRLIDILQASPKTMDALMHLDLPAGVDIELKA, encoded by the coding sequence ATGTCTAAGCAGAAGATTCGCATTCGCTTGAAAGCATACGACCACAAGGTCCTCGATCAGTCCGCCGAGCGCATCGTCGAGACGGCGAAGCGCACGGGCGCGTTCGTCAGCGGACCGGTGCCGCTCCCCACGGAGATCAACCGGTTTTGCGTGCAGCGGTCGACCAACAACGACAAGAAGTCGCGCGAGCACTTCGAGATGCGCACGCACAAGCGCCTGATCGATATTCTGCAGGCGTCGCCCAAGACGATGGATGCGCTCATGCACCTCGACTTGCCGGCCGGCGTCGACATCGAACTCAAAGCGTAG
- a CDS encoding DUF5654 family protein codes for MEIKPTYLGTMISLATVAFGLIAAGAWNKFITDVIAIFLKPGAGVWAELLYAVIITVIAIVFVQFLGKIAERDFGPKTVVVVEKEK; via the coding sequence ATGGAAATCAAACCGACGTACTTAGGCACGATGATCTCGCTGGCGACCGTGGCTTTCGGTCTGATCGCCGCCGGCGCGTGGAACAAGTTCATCACCGATGTCATCGCGATTTTCCTCAAGCCGGGCGCCGGAGTCTGGGCCGAACTGCTCTACGCGGTTATCATCACGGTCATCGCGATCGTGTTCGTGCAGTTCCTCGGGAAGATCGCGGAAAGAGACTTCGGTCCGAAGACCGTCGTCGTCGTGGAAAAAGAGAAGTAA
- a CDS encoding HIT domain-containing protein encodes MSQWISELVSGPEQKHWEKPDPQHTFRGRLDGTRAKADEVVYEDEDVFAFRHNVDQSKEEWWEIHVVIIPKRWVPTLLDFGLGDSRIWNRLIAGIQKVALKLGLQEKGFMIRMGVLPPYQHTEHVHIHILSGKHTYPTVDGPLPDVS; translated from the coding sequence ATGTCGCAGTGGATTTCCGAGCTCGTATCCGGGCCCGAACAAAAGCATTGGGAGAAGCCCGACCCGCAGCACACGTTCCGCGGCCGCTTGGACGGTACGCGAGCCAAAGCCGACGAGGTCGTCTACGAAGACGAAGACGTCTTCGCATTCCGGCACAACGTCGACCAAAGCAAAGAAGAGTGGTGGGAAATTCACGTCGTGATCATCCCGAAGCGATGGGTTCCAACACTGCTTGATTTCGGTTTGGGCGATTCGCGCATTTGGAACCGGCTCATCGCCGGCATTCAAAAGGTCGCGCTCAAGCTCGGTCTACAAGAAAAGGGATTCATGATTCGGATGGGCGTGCTGCCGCCGTACCAGCACACCGAGCACGTGCACATTCACATTCTCTCGGGCAAGCACACCTATCCCACCGTAGACGGCCCGCTTCCGGATGTCAGCTGA
- a CDS encoding chromate transporter, whose amino-acid sequence MSADAAAPAVPTSRPSLLSVALTFAAISSTAFGGGQKASIRHSVVSKGWMDNEIFMDGLELAQVLPGPNILNLAIYCGQRVRGVAGAVAAFLGAGVPPFVIVLIAGALYFKYASNPYVHGALRGCAVGALGLTVGNALELSWDERGDWIRIALLILTALAVSIFKMPLLLTLVLFGGAGIVNEYRRSQKAPAKKAGS is encoded by the coding sequence ATGTCAGCTGACGCCGCCGCACCCGCGGTACCGACGTCAAGGCCCTCACTTTTATCCGTCGCGCTGACGTTCGCGGCAATCTCATCGACGGCGTTCGGCGGCGGGCAAAAGGCCAGCATACGCCATTCGGTCGTTTCCAAGGGCTGGATGGACAACGAGATCTTCATGGACGGTCTCGAACTGGCGCAAGTTCTGCCGGGCCCGAATATTCTCAACTTGGCGATCTATTGCGGACAGCGCGTTCGAGGTGTCGCCGGCGCGGTCGCGGCGTTTTTGGGCGCCGGCGTTCCGCCGTTCGTCATCGTCCTGATTGCCGGCGCGCTCTACTTTAAATATGCGTCGAACCCGTACGTGCACGGCGCGCTGCGCGGCTGCGCAGTTGGTGCGCTCGGTCTGACGGTGGGCAACGCGCTCGAGTTGAGCTGGGACGAGCGCGGCGACTGGATTCGCATCGCCTTGCTGATTCTCACGGCGCTGGCCGTGTCGATCTTCAAGATGCCGCTGTTGTTGACGCTCGTGCTTTTCGGCGGCGCCGGCATCGTCAACGAGTACCGGCGCTCGCAGAAAGCGCCCGCGAAGAAAGCCGGCTCGTGA
- a CDS encoding chromate transporter translates to MNATVTTVLHILWTFSQLSVLGFGGGKGIIPQMHRDAVVTFQWITSDQFAQFYTIGKLVPGPTTVFAALIGYAAMPGRPWLGATAATIGMFVPSSVIMVVVDVFWARFAASPWRAIVSHGLAPAIVGLVWSSVWTISRGTASGLVAYAVTLVVTVLMLRTKLSAPLLIAASGAVGIIALR, encoded by the coding sequence GTGAACGCTACCGTCACGACCGTCCTGCACATTCTGTGGACCTTCTCGCAACTGTCGGTGCTCGGCTTCGGCGGCGGCAAAGGCATCATTCCGCAGATGCATCGCGACGCGGTCGTGACGTTTCAATGGATCACGAGCGATCAGTTCGCGCAGTTCTACACGATCGGCAAGCTCGTGCCGGGACCGACCACCGTGTTTGCCGCGCTCATCGGTTATGCCGCGATGCCGGGACGGCCGTGGCTCGGCGCGACGGCGGCGACGATCGGCATGTTCGTGCCGTCGAGCGTCATCATGGTGGTGGTCGACGTCTTCTGGGCGCGCTTTGCGGCTTCGCCGTGGCGGGCGATCGTCTCGCACGGCTTGGCGCCGGCGATCGTGGGACTCGTCTGGTCGAGCGTCTGGACGATTAGCCGCGGCACCGCCTCGGGACTCGTGGCCTATGCCGTTACCTTGGTCGTGACGGTGCTGATGCTACGAACGAAGTTGAGCGCGCCGCTGCTCATCGCGGCGTCGGGCGCCGTGGGGATAATCGCCTTAAGATAG
- a CDS encoding aldo/keto reductase: protein MMRKRQLGSNGPAVSAIGLGCMGMSDAYGARDDAESIRTIHRALDLGVTMLDTADVYGAGENERLVGKAISGRRSDVFLATKFGFVRDADDPSKRTISGRPEYVKAACEASLQRLGVEYVDLYYQHRVDLDVSIEETVGAMAELVHAGKVRYLGLSEASAQTLRRAHAVHPIAAVQNEWSLWSRDLEENGQLAAARECGSAIVAFSPLGRGFLTGELKSPEDFQENDFRRTSPRFMGDNFRKNLELVEQVRRVADGKGCTAAQVALAWLLAQGGDVVPIPGTKRVKFLEENLAAEGVVLSAEELADLDAVFPPHVASGARYPDMSFVNR from the coding sequence ATGATGAGAAAACGGCAACTAGGATCCAACGGCCCGGCCGTTTCGGCCATCGGTTTGGGCTGCATGGGAATGTCGGATGCTTATGGAGCGCGCGACGACGCCGAATCGATACGCACGATCCACCGCGCGCTCGACTTGGGCGTCACGATGCTCGACACCGCAGACGTGTACGGTGCCGGCGAAAACGAACGGCTCGTTGGCAAAGCTATTTCCGGACGGCGATCCGACGTCTTCCTCGCGACGAAATTCGGATTCGTACGCGACGCGGACGATCCGTCGAAGCGAACGATCAGCGGCCGGCCCGAATACGTCAAAGCCGCGTGCGAGGCGTCGCTCCAGCGTCTGGGTGTAGAGTACGTCGATCTCTACTATCAACATCGCGTCGACCTCGACGTGTCGATCGAAGAGACTGTCGGCGCGATGGCCGAACTGGTGCACGCGGGAAAAGTCCGCTATCTCGGCCTCTCCGAGGCAAGCGCGCAGACGCTGCGACGCGCGCACGCGGTGCATCCTATTGCGGCGGTGCAGAACGAGTGGTCGCTGTGGTCGCGCGACCTCGAAGAGAACGGTCAACTCGCGGCGGCGCGCGAATGCGGAAGCGCCATCGTGGCGTTCAGCCCGCTTGGGCGCGGCTTTCTCACGGGAGAACTGAAGTCGCCCGAGGATTTCCAGGAGAACGATTTCCGCCGTACTTCTCCCCGCTTTATGGGAGATAACTTCCGCAAGAACTTGGAGTTGGTCGAACAGGTCAGGCGTGTCGCCGATGGGAAAGGCTGCACCGCCGCGCAGGTCGCACTGGCGTGGTTGCTCGCGCAAGGCGGCGACGTCGTGCCCATCCCCGGAACCAAACGCGTGAAATTTCTGGAAGAGAACCTCGCCGCTGAAGGCGTAGTGCTCTCTGCGGAGGAGCTCGCAGATCTCGACGCCGTCTTTCCGCCCCACGTAGCCAGCGGCGCGCGCTATCCCGATATGAGCTTCGTGAATAGGTAA